The nucleotide sequence GCTTGTCTGATGCCAAGTGTCTATTCTACCTTATGAAAATTTCATCAATTGGGTTTGGGTCACATCTCTATGCCCTCTTTAATTAGGATGATTTATAGAGATTTATTCTATTGCTTCTTTAAGAGTGTTTGATAGTGATTTGTTTACTAGTCGGATAGATCACAAACTCTTCCTGATGGCACAAATCATAGAAGAATATTGATCTCATTGCatcttttacaattttttttttatcaaattagttTCATAAAACCTTAAGTAACTATGAGCTTCGAAATCAATATTTGGTACACCTTAACAAGTTGTCCATTTGACCCACAAAACCAAAGATTGTGGCATAGATCGAACACAACCTTAACCTAAAAGTAGTCAAACCTAGATTTTAGTTGTTTCTAGCATGGTGAAATTTCACCACCAACTCATCCACCCTTCTTGCTCTCCAATACTCCTAGCCAAACACAACTATACACATCCTTTAGGACCAAGAAAAGAATCATCACCTCTCCAACAACCCTCAAATATTTTAAGGAAAGTTAGATATCAAACTTTGACTCTACTTATTTTTTTTCCCCCGTTCAATTGAATAAATGTGAACCAGCCGTTTCAATCATCTCAATTAGCAATTTGACTTGTGGATACATGGAAGCAAATAAGCAGAGTTAACAACTGACTTGTTTATTTTGAGGATCGAACAAACGGTTTTCCCCCATCTCTCGATCTTTGGCTTTAACTGCACTCAAATAACATATAATAATTGTTGATGCCTTGCGGTCAGAAAAAGTGTAAAACAGGAATCAGACACTCTGATCGTTGATAGTTtacatatttataaataaaaaattactgtTTTACATCAGTTTTTTCGTCGACTTAAACACATTCTTCTTTGGACAATCATAAAAgggattttttttaatcaaaaagcACCTCATCCTGTCATCTCGTAAAATTCAACAGCAGCTTTCGAGTgcattatttaatattattaccATGATTTATCATGAATATTAAACCGATCAATCAATTCTAGCTGATAAATTCAAATTATATAAGTTACGTAACTACTACAAATATTATAACAGTAAACTTAACTTGTTCAAAAATATTtacattataataattataattttataacagTTACAATAAGGATTGTATTTATTCATCTAACATTCATATTGTACATATGGTAgaatataataataatactaaaaaatatatttatgtggCATTTGGTACTTTCCTAataatgagaatgagaatgagaatgagaatgagaatcatagaATGAGTATGATTATGAATATcactattaaaaataatatttagttagtttaatattttttatctgaataaattaaaatttcttcttttttactcttagaaaaaaataagagaaaaattagatgggagagaaagttgaatgtgagagaaaaatatgataatagagaaaatgtgatgagtgtaatcagagaaaatgaggaaagagagtgtgctgagagagaaaatataatgagagagaaagtatgaaggGAGAGAGcacgagagagaaaatatgatgagaaagaaaatgtGATGTGAGAGAATAAAGAGAAAAGGTGTGAtagaaaaaataaggaaagagagaatgtgatgggagagattgcgAAGTCAGAAAGTATGACGAAAGATAAagtgtaataaaaaaaaataagtaaaaaaagtGTGATGGGAGGAAGAAAGAGGATGAGAagtgagaaaatatgatgagagagagtataatgagagagaatgaagaaagagaaaatttgatgaaagaaaataaagagaaagGGTGTCTGATGAGACAtattgaggagagaaaaaatatgataaaagaaaaaaaaaatacgatATAGAATGAGGAGAAAGAAAgtctgatgagagagaataagaagaaagaaaatgatatgaaagacaaattaaataaatatattaaatatatttttatttaaaacttaattcttattctcatttTCATTAAAATCCAGGAGAAAAGGTAAATttctataatatttaaatttttaaatttcattctaaaattttaattttatttctattaactaaacATAAAGTTTTGGATTAAATCTATTTCTATATTCTTAAATCTCTAAATGGAACGCTATCTTAAGGATAAttaaatcattttattttataaagGAGCAGGTTGGTGAATGGTGAAGccttttaattaaaaattgaaaggTACTTATAcgatggtttaaaaaaaaaaaaaaatgctatcaTAATTTTCGACCTTttcattatcaaaatattttaaataaataaatttcactaataaaatatttattaatttaattaaatgaaaataatttattaatttgtcAAGGAGTGTGAAGTATACTCACCGCTACGCTGGTAGATCAAAATTGTCACAAAAGGCAAAGAAAGCGCATCTCGATCCTCAAAAAGTGGAACGCGTCCAGAAAGTTCCACGATCCACCTTAAATATACGTTTTTTTCTTTACGCTTCTTGTACCTTAATTATGATGGGCCACTCTTTGAGTTTTATTGGTGGGGACCTCAGATTCAACCAATCCAGAGAGAGACTATTGAAAGCGTTACCTCGGCTGTCGACTGGGAATGAGGGTACTACGGAGTCCGCTGAGCATCCGATCACTGCCGGTAAGAATACGGATGGAGTTTCGTTTGTTCCGATTCAtcgtgctttttttttttttttcctttctttcccttctcttagTTTTTCTACCCTCCTGGCCATGAGTTCGAGTTCGAATTtgaacgccgagcggaggaaaagAAATGGAGTCGCAGAAGGGAAAGCTCACCCGCACGCACTCCTCCCTCCTCCGATCCCCCACCGTCCAGTCCTCGACCCACAGCCTTTCCTCCATCGCCGCCGCCGACGACGAGGAGGAGAAGCCCCACCGCCCTCACCGCCTCCCGCCCCGCTGCCGCAGCACCTCGCGCAATCTCTTACTTCTCCCGGTCCCTTTCgccctcatcttcttcttcttcctttaccTCCGCGACGACTCCCCTCTCTTCGCTGACGCCCTCCTCCTCTCTGCCCTCGCCACCGCTGCCTCTCTCGCCGCCCGCCGATCCGACCTCTTCCGCCGCGGCGCCACCGCGTTCCAACGGCCTTCGTCCGTCGAATGGTCCCTCGGTGGCTTGGAGAGGAAGGAGAAGCGGTCCGGTGCTCGGATTATCCGAGAGGGGATCGAGTTCTACAGCAATGGGGATTACTACGAAGGCGAATTCCACAAGGGGCGTTGCAGCGGCTCCGGCGTCTACAATTTCTTCGGAAAGGGTCGGTACGAAGGCGACTGGGTCGACGGGAAGTACGATGGATATGGTATCGAAAGCTGGGCGAGAGGCAGCCGCTACCGAGGGCAGTACCGGATGGGGATGCGGCACGGCTATGGTGTGTATAAATTCTATAGCGGCGATAGCTACGCTGGAGAATGGGTCGGCGGGCAGAGCCACGGTGTGGGAGAGCAGACGTGTTCCGACGGGAGTAGCTATTTCGGGGAGTTCAAGTGCGGGGTCAAGCACGGCTTCGGCTACTACCATTTCAGGCAAGGTTTTTGTTCTACTACGCTATTTCTAATAGGTTACATCAATTTTGTGGATAAAAGCTCGCGTCTTTAGTGTTGGTACTAGCATTTTTATTCAATTGGACCACTTCTATTGCAAAAGGTACGTTTTCCATGTGATGCTAGTTGTAAATAACTGATTTAGCATGGTGGCCAATTAGTTGATGAAAGAAAGCACGTTACTTTGTATTATTTGATAGGTTTCTTGCATTCAAAGGCCTTTTCATTGTAGAAAggtttcgattttttttttcttggtgTAGAAAATTTACTCTTTCTTTTTCAAGTAATTAATTGAAAAAGTAGAATTTGATAACGTTCAATTGTTTTGCGTGTTTGTTGCTTGCCTTTCTGTCTATCTAGTACTTAATTGTCACTCCTGCCTGTTACCTGTTAGTAGTGTGCAAGGATAACCTAGTCATATTTTTGTTGATTGCTTCGACCATAATGAACTTGAAAATGAAAGTCATGGAACACTGTGTAACTTCACCAGGGTAAAAGGAAGATTGGTAATACACTACACAATACTATTTTCTGTTAGTTCATCTAGTGTTCTTCCTGGTGCATCCTTCTATCATAATATTTTTGCTCTTCTTATATTGGAGGCAAAGGAAGCATAACATGAAAGCCActatttcctctttttttttgtaGTTTGACTTCTTACTTTCTTTGCTTCTGGTGCACAATAAACTAATAAGGGTGTTTTCCTTTCTACCTATCAAACATTTCCTACCTTCTTTCAAGAAGTTTTTCTGTCAATGCTTTATATAACTTGGTTTCTTGTATTTGCAATGGTTCTTCTCAATTTCATTGAAGCATCATTCCCTATGCTTACAAGATATGATTTTTATTCAAGCTTCTCAATGTAATCATGCTAATTGCATATTTTCCATTCAAAATTTCTGGGCAAAGTAAGAGGCTATTGATCGATCAAACACTTATTTTGGGTGTAGGAATGGTGACAAGTATACTGGTGAATACTTTGCAGACAAGATCCACGGTTTTGGTGTTTATCATTTTGCTAATGGTCACTGCTATGAAGGATCATGGCATGAAGGCAAGAAGCAAGGTTATGGAATGTACACGTTTCGAAATGGAGACACAAGATGCGGTGATTGGGACGTTGGAGTTCTAAAGACTCCCCTTTGCCCATCAGAACCTTCTGTGCAGCGTGCTGTTCAGGTAATTTCTTTACTTGTTTTTTAGTTCTAGTTTTCTTCTGTTCATGTGATTTTTAACAACATGAACTTTGATGTATAGGCTGCTCGGAAGGCAGCAGAAAGCTCAATTCTTGTTCCGAGAGTAGATTCGCAAGTAAACAAAACTGTCGCAGCTGCAAATAGAGCAGCCACTGCTGCTCGAGTTGCCGCAATAAAAGCTGTGCAGAATCGTAtcgatggcaaattttgtgagatCAACGTCTGAGTTCGTTTGGACTGTACATTTTGCTAACCATATCTGAGAGTTTGTCGATCAGGTACACCAATTACTTACTCAAGTCAGGAAATATGCAAGTAGTTGGCAACTCTAACCTCATTTGTGAAACCCAAAGTAATGGTCTTTCCTCAACTGTAAAAATGTATATAACTCATGCATCTGATGTTAAGTAAAAGTTATTTACAGAACAGCTTCAGAACTTGATGCGCTTGTTCTTTCCACTCTTTTGTAGGTCAAAAGTGAAATCTAGTGGAAGAAAGGATGATACCATGCGCGCAATGTTGACTGTTCTTGTATTTGCGCATGGTAAAGCAGTAGCCCCTGCTTTATCATTCTTGCCAGTTGTATACTTCCTCAACTCAATCCATTCTCTGTTTTTGAATCTTGTACATGCATCTTACACTCTGATGATGCCTTATCATGTGCAATCGTCCCACCTAATCTTCTAAAATTTCCAAGTATTCAATACAATAAACGACATGTCTCGTATCTCCCCGGCATGATTACCTCGTCTGATTCAAGCACTCCTACCTGCATCTCCTGTTCTCTAAGAAAATGTGGTCCAGCCATTGTTGCAGGAATGAGATGTTTCTTGGAGGTACATGGCCTGCAATCTTGAGCTCTTCTTTGACCATTTTGTATTTTGTTTATTTGGTCGTTGGTCATGTTGTTTGGCGTTTCAATTCAAGTTCAATGTTTTGATCTAACCAATGCATCATCAGCTCGAAGACCCTCCTTTATTTTCCAGCAGAAGGAACCTCTTTCTTACCAAGTGTGGGCCTGCAGTTGACTTTTCCCATTGACTTTTTTGCTTCTTGTCACTTGCATCCTGTTGACCTTTGTTTCCACTTCAAAATGTTCCACTTCagattattatattttattcttcttaaaaaaaaaaaaatactacaaAGGCATCTTGCATTGTACCTATGTTGTTTAATGaaacaaaaacaatttatattttaCTCTTAGAAAGGAGGATAACATTAATTAATTTTGGTTGTTcaagttgtttgaaaaaaaatagattcgatgaccgattttttttttttcaaatgcacATCATCTATGTCTTTGTAATCAGGTTGTTTAGTTGATGAAACAACTGATATATTGGAAAATAATGTAATTTTTATTCAGAAAGACAAATCTGTAGAGAATTTAATAATTCTTATTTTCAAAATGATAAGAttaattaatctcattcattcaaATTGCTTGAAAAAAATTCACTTCAGCGACTGAAAATACCTTCTCTCAAAATtactcttctatttttttttcttttaaaaaaaattatgcctTCAGCAGACTCACTAAATGAaagaagaaattttaatttagataaataaataatCTCAAAATCAAATAGAAGAAATGGCCCACAAGGTCATTCGCTCGACAATTTAATCGATTAAAGCGATGGAACCGGAGAATATTTTCCAAGTAGCAAATATTTATAAAAGTCCAATAATAAACATACTAAATATTAAGTTTTATTCAACCACTGCATGAAAACCGTACGgtacttaattttaaaagtattttaacatTTAATTCTATTACTAAATCGGATCAGATTAATTTTTAATTACCGATTTGGCTGTTCTGATTTGGTTTAAAAATAATGAAAGCACTAAACGACAAATAAATATTAGGAAACTTCTCTGCTCGAGCTGACTAGATTGCGTAGCAACTAATCAACtgattgattaaataattaattaaatgttatCTTAAAATTTTTTGTAAGAATGCCTATAGATTTGTTCATATTTTAACATCTCATAGACGTAGAAGACTACTTATATGATTGATATAGATTTTTAATCTTGTCAACATATAGAATACAACTTAATTAGCATTCTTGTGTGTCAAACTCTTGATTGATATATCATTGCAAGATTATTAATTAACTTTTGTCTATTCTGCGTTAATTTTTTTGGGCAACACGctgatttatttattattttacatCTTCCAAAGTCAAGAATTTTAATTATCCGACAATTTATCAAATCATGCACCTAGACATCTTAATTGACCAAAAGGCGTATACTACTTTGATATTTATCAAAGGATGCACTTTTTCAAGCACActtccctttttatccttctgacaaatcaaacttttttttttgtcgtttttcttttctccctcttctcttttctttctcctctttcatcaacgacatttaaaatttaattaatttttttataacattttaatacatttagagaagctaaaataaactatgaatagcaaatttgaactccttgcaacatcaggaatccacaggaactgaaatgggtgtaatctgaggtctctaggtccatcagtgggttttgaccgaaacccactgatggacctaaagagctccaattgcacccatttcagttcctgtggattcctgatgttgcaaggagttcaaatatgttatccattgtttattttgacttttagaaggtgttaaaatataagaagaaagaatcagtaaAAATGCTCCACGTTAAGCCTGATATAAATCAtatcccacgttgggcctgatataattacatatcaagcccaatgtggATCTCACTCTATTAGGAATGCTCAATTGTTTTAGCAACTCTTCATTTCATAATGGATGTGTTTATGATTGCTCTAAGTAGAAAAATAGATAAGGGCATCAATGCATATCCTCCTACATAAATGTTTCAGCTAGTGATGAAATCAAGTGGAAAAAGGCAGTAGCAAAACGTTGAGAGTTCTCTGACAAATTGGAGAATGTATAATGCTTCATTACCTGTAAGAAATACATATGCAAACATTTAGAACAAATAGTCATAGTATAGTTATTGAAAAAAGAGAAGATACGTATAATTCCAATAAATAGAATTGACACAATGCCAGATAGACCTAATTCTTCTACTAGCATGTAACTGCAAATAAGTCATGACTCaattatttcttctttttttgtaaaagaaaattaatccaGAAAATGAGATCACTTACGAGAAATAAGGGAAAAGGACAAAGAGACACCACTCCAAATTCTGAAGGCTGAAAGAAAAGTGTGTCAATTATTTAAATGGGAAAAAGATACCAAGCAAAAGACAGAGGAATTGCAAAAATCATTACTTTTCAATATCCAATCCAGCATATTTGAAGAGGTATTCAGCAGTTAAGGCTTTTCCAATGTGCATAATTTTTTAAACCCCCAACAAAGACATACATCATGAACTGAGATTtaagtcaaaataaaatgctTCATTAGAAATGAAGAGTTCCTAAAACAATTGAGCATTCCTAATAGGGTGagatccacattgggcctgatatgcaatcatatcaggcccaacgtgtgcctgatatgattcatatcaggcctaacatggaACCTTTTTACTGAttatttcttcttatattttaacacattctaaaagtcaaaataaacaatggatagcatatttgaactccttgcaacatcaggaatccacaggaactgaaatgagtgtaatctgAGGCCTCTAGGTTCATCATGagtgatatgattccatatcaggcccaacgtgggcctaatatgattcatatcaggcccaacgtgggcctgatatgaaatttttttgttgattctttcttcttatatgttaacaccttctaaaagtcaaaataaacaatggatagcatatttgaactctttgcaacaccaagaatccatagaaactgaaatgggtgtaatcgtagctctctaggtccatcagtgggttttgaccgaaacccactgatggacctagagacctcagattacacccatttcagttcctgtggattcctgagttgcaaggagttcaaatttgctattcatagtgtattttagcttctctaaatgtattaaaatgttattaaaaaattaactaaattttaaatgtcgttgatgaaagaggagataggaaagagaagagggagaaaagaaaaacgataaaaaaaagtttaatttgTCATAAGGATAAAAAGGGAAGTGCACTTAAAAAAGTACgtcctttggtaaataccaaagtagcatACACTTTTTGGTCAATTAAGATGTCTAAGTGCGTGATTTGGTAAATTATCGTTATCCGGTAATTTAATTTACATAAATGCTCATCTTAAATAGTCCAGTATTATATTTTGTCATAGTATAACGACTCTTCATATAGAAGAGATCAAATATCCAATATTATATTTTGcacatattgaaaattaattttaaaatttattggagCAACCGCCTATGTATTAACTAATTATGCTAACTCATGAGggctaattcaattttaattggTTTAACAAATAGTCATAtgtctatttaatttaatttgatttgatttgatttatatcCTTCCCAACCTTTTCTGCTATGTTATCTCGTTGTTGCATATATTACCTATCTCTAAATCTTTGCCCTTTCAAATTCTAAGGTAGGACACCTttgcttttttttcttttttttttaattttatttagataGTTAAAGTTTTCAACTTTTGGAACTAATTAATCCTGGAGATACCAAGCTAACAAGATAGGATACCATTTAGACTAAGCAGTCGATGCTTCATTATCCGCCTTCTCTTTAATTTGAACAAGAGAATAAGGATGGAACTAGAGTTAAAGGCTTCCTAGAGGGGGTTTTTGTATGACATGTATATATCATGTAGAGATCTTAAAGCATGTGTGTCAGTTCTTATAATTTTTCTATTAGTTGATAAGTTCCTTACTATTTAATTTTTAGCAAGAGTTTTCATAGAGTTCAAATCTGGGATGTCGATTGTGTTAGGATAAAAAATGAGATTCATCCCTTCACTTTTGATCGTTTCGATCCGACATATTGTTCGGTAAAGAGTTATGTATGCTTTTAGAATTTATTCTCATGGTAAgtgaaagttttttttaagttaaattggtCATCTCTAGAATTTAGCTGATTTAAAAAATTGGATattcatattattaaaaaaatgatgACACCACGTAAAAAAAGAACGGGAAAAAAGAATGTCCTTGATTACTCAAATTAAATGATGACACTTGACTAAATTAGATGTGTGCCTTTCACTTTATGCCCACGTGGACTACCTAAGCACATGGAATCCTTAAAAATTGttgggcaaaaatcaaagagCGCCCATCAGATGCCCCCACTTAGGTGAACTACTTAAAATACCATTAATGTATGCTTGGTTAAAAAAATTGTGTTTTTAAACCCGATTtaattttaggatttaggatttaggatttaagatttaggATGTGAACCAGAATCGATCAACTAATTCCCTATCGGTTAGTTACACGTTATAGTAGTTAGCTATAAGTTGGCACACATGTAATAGCTATCTGCTATCTTTTATACAATGGATCATGTTCAGATAATATTCATTTTATATATAGTGTGTTATCAAGTCCTCTCAtttgttttataatttaaaatataattttaattaggtagTCACCCTCAATTAAGCAAAACCAATACAATATAATGATATTGTTACATTAGGTAACAACGGTTGGGAGATGTGGGTTGCCCACGATGCCCACATTGGATTCCCATTATATAAGCATCGATCCAAACAATTCATCCAAGGGGGTTGAATGTAGAGTGAAATAGAAGAACATCCAAAAGATTGCAGAATTTGATTTGTGGATTTGTTGAGGAGGTTTACTGTGATCTTCTCGCTGACAACAAGTACGAAGATTATTCTTTATCTTCAATAGATCACTTCGGGAGATCATTGTAAGATTTGTATAGTTTatcaattttgattttgaattatatatattgatccggtgataaggatagGGGAGCCCACATTGgtagaggtcaacgacacgtggaggttaaGGTCAGAGGTCAACCTACGAGGTGGGCCGATCGGAGAGGTCTCATGACTGCCCGCCCAAGAGAAGTCTCATGGTCATTAGGCCAGGATCGCCCCAGGGCTGGGGCGAAGACGGCTCGGCCGCGGGGTCGGGTTTCAGACGCTCATAAGTTGCCAAGTGCAGAGAAATTGTCGAGCCGAACGGCATGTCCGCGCGACTGAACTACAGCTCAACCAAGGAAGCATTCTCACTCGGTCTGGCATGCCTTCAGGCCTAAGCCTTACGATGTCGAGCGGCTCTTCCGCTCGGCCCAAAATAGACTAGGCGTAGAAGGGGACAAAGGGAGCAGCTAAGGATATCTTTCTCGAGACGTACACCGCCGACAGGCAGCGTGGCTAGCGGCTGGACCGGACAGAGagtcgtacggtggaagtttccactgtcacgtcagagatatgcccgGACAATTGTGGCATGGCGccaggcatgcttttctgac is from Zingiber officinale cultivar Zhangliang chromosome 7B, Zo_v1.1, whole genome shotgun sequence and encodes:
- the LOC122006238 gene encoding radial spoke head 10 homolog B-like isoform X1, producing the protein MESQKGKLTRTHSSLLRSPTVQSSTHSLSSIAAADDEEEKPHRPHRLPPRCRSTSRNLLLLPVPFALIFFFFLYLRDDSPLFADALLLSALATAASLAARRSDLFRRGATAFQRPSSVEWSLGGLERKEKRSGARIIREGIEFYSNGDYYEGEFHKGRCSGSGVYNFFGKGRYEGDWVDGKYDGYGIESWARGSRYRGQYRMGMRHGYGVYKFYSGDSYAGEWVGGQSHGVGEQTCSDGSSYFGEFKCGVKHGFGYYHFRNGDKYTGEYFADKIHGFGVYHFANGHCYEGSWHEGKKQGYGMYTFRNGDTRCGDWDVGVLKTPLCPSEPSVQRAVQAARKAAESSILVPRVDSQVNKTVAAANRAATAARVAAIKAVQNRIDGKFCEINV
- the LOC122006238 gene encoding phosphatidylinositol 4-phosphate 5-kinase 9-like isoform X2, translated to MESQKGKLTRTHSSLLRSPTVQSSTHSLSSIAAADDEEEKPHRPHRLPPRCRSTSRNLLLLPVPFALIFFFFLYLRDDSPLFADALLLSALATAASLAARRSDLFRRGATAFQRPSSVEWSLGGLERKEKRSGARIIREGIEFYSNGDYYEGEFHKGRCSGSGVYNFFGKGRYEGDWVDGKYDGYGIESWARGSRYRGQYRMGMRHGYGVYKFYSGDSYAGEWVGGQSHGVGEQTCSDGSSYFGEFKCGVKHGFGYYHFRQGMVTSILVNTLQTRSTVLVFIILLMVTAMKDHGMKARSKVMECTRFEMETQDAVIGTLEF